In Horticoccus luteus, the following proteins share a genomic window:
- a CDS encoding plasmid pRiA4b ORF-3 family protein: protein MIGLHEGRGAKAKKVRERTFTLRLSVAGTEPSIWRRLVVRESMWLSGLHDAIQVALEWFDYQTHVFQFDDLRFGNPVKRDDLLVEDDRDVTLGEAGLDQRERFRYCYHFGEGWSVDLVVEKIGEMEKGVRYPLCTAGERAGPPEDCGGLEAFHDLLKSLAEPDTELGREWREWVGPDYDPSVCNLDRINQGLRKLRQT, encoded by the coding sequence ATGATCGGACTTCACGAAGGACGCGGGGCCAAAGCGAAGAAGGTGCGCGAGCGCACCTTTACGTTGCGGTTGTCGGTGGCCGGCACTGAGCCATCGATCTGGCGGCGTCTCGTCGTGCGCGAATCCATGTGGCTCTCCGGCTTGCACGACGCGATCCAGGTCGCGCTGGAGTGGTTCGACTACCAGACGCACGTTTTTCAATTCGACGACTTGCGCTTCGGCAATCCGGTGAAGCGCGACGACTTGCTCGTGGAGGACGACCGCGACGTCACGCTCGGCGAGGCGGGGTTGGATCAGCGCGAGCGGTTTCGGTATTGCTATCACTTCGGCGAAGGCTGGTCGGTCGATCTCGTCGTGGAGAAGATCGGCGAAATGGAAAAGGGCGTGCGTTACCCGTTGTGCACGGCGGGAGAGCGGGCTGGGCCGCCGGAGGATTGCGGCGGACTCGAAGCGTTTCACGATCTTTTGAAGAGCCTCGCGGAGCCGGACACGGAGCTGGGACGCGAGTGGCGGGAGTGGGTGGGGCCTGATTACGACCCGAGCGTTTGCAACCTCGATCGGATCAACCAAGGGTTGCGCAAGTTGCGGCAGACCTGA
- a CDS encoding TonB-dependent receptor yields the protein MLDPVLVTADLWSSPLDRMSASVTVIDDATLRAGAVQHLGDVANEIPNLTWTGGTSRPRYFQIRGIGENSQYEGETPDSAVRFLVDDLDFTGLGGIGSTFDVQQVEVLRGPQAGAFGANAAGGVIRLVTHAPTPFWTGFVHGSVGSDDLRTGGFALGGPLDAGRPDQLMMRLAVEQSKSDGFRHNVFLNRDTNARDEFTARLRLTYNPNPLWRWDTAVVWADLNNGFDEFALDNNGRFTYSDQPGRDVQRSLAGSVRGTFSGWPDVRLTTITNAVRTRSIYSYDDDWTSASYASFSDDRRLRNVFNQELRLDSAVAKGALGWIDRWTLGAFFARLDETSHYTDTSAYEISGLDTRYRADNTALFGQIAHDFTSQTRVIVGLRVEGIDLRGGGVKTKFDPIAGTSAPPIALNPRFDVTMFGGKLTIEHDLSPRAVVFASVTRGYKAGGINVDARIDPTADPLTYGTETLWNYEAGWRGHSVDQRLRGELTVFYLDRHATQVRDSAGFGGSYRFFTDNGQRAHVTGAEATATYRMTAMWSVRGTLALMDSELEPFVLSNGNAGGGRRLANTPAYGFTVGAHYGASRGVFGDVDLLGRASQYDSNDQDQQRRAYHLVNASVGYVWRDWTFTVWAKNLFDERYEKRVFFFGNEDPDYIETRYEDRADPRQVGATATYRF from the coding sequence ATGCTGGATCCAGTCCTCGTAACGGCGGATCTGTGGTCGTCACCGCTCGACCGCATGTCGGCGAGCGTCACGGTGATCGATGACGCGACCTTGCGGGCCGGCGCGGTGCAGCACCTCGGCGATGTGGCGAACGAAATTCCGAATCTGACGTGGACCGGCGGGACGTCTCGCCCGCGTTATTTTCAAATCCGCGGCATCGGCGAAAATTCGCAATACGAAGGAGAGACGCCCGACTCGGCCGTGCGTTTTCTCGTCGATGACCTCGATTTCACCGGATTGGGCGGCATCGGGAGCACCTTCGATGTGCAGCAGGTGGAAGTGTTGCGCGGACCGCAGGCGGGGGCGTTTGGCGCGAATGCGGCGGGCGGCGTGATCCGCCTCGTCACGCATGCGCCCACGCCGTTTTGGACGGGTTTCGTGCACGGCAGTGTGGGCAGTGACGATTTGCGCACGGGCGGCTTCGCCCTCGGCGGGCCCTTGGATGCGGGCCGGCCGGACCAGTTGATGATGCGGCTGGCGGTGGAGCAATCGAAGAGCGATGGCTTTCGCCATAATGTGTTTCTCAATCGCGACACCAATGCACGGGACGAATTCACCGCGCGACTGCGGCTGACGTATAATCCGAATCCTCTCTGGCGCTGGGATACCGCGGTGGTCTGGGCCGATCTCAACAATGGCTTCGACGAGTTCGCGTTGGATAACAACGGCCGGTTCACCTACAGCGACCAGCCGGGCCGCGACGTGCAGCGTTCGCTGGCCGGCAGTGTGCGCGGGACCTTCTCGGGTTGGCCGGACGTGCGGTTGACGACGATCACGAATGCAGTGCGAACGCGATCGATCTACAGTTACGACGACGATTGGACCTCGGCTTCGTATGCAAGCTTCAGTGACGATCGCCGCCTGCGCAACGTGTTCAACCAGGAGTTGCGCCTCGATTCAGCGGTGGCGAAAGGTGCGCTGGGCTGGATCGACCGTTGGACGCTCGGCGCATTCTTTGCCCGGCTCGACGAGACGAGCCATTACACCGACACAAGTGCTTACGAGATCAGCGGCCTGGATACCCGCTACCGTGCGGACAACACCGCGCTTTTTGGGCAGATCGCGCACGACTTCACCTCGCAGACACGCGTCATCGTTGGTTTGCGCGTGGAAGGAATTGATCTTCGCGGCGGCGGCGTAAAAACGAAGTTTGATCCAATCGCCGGCACGTCGGCACCGCCCATCGCGTTGAACCCCCGCTTCGATGTCACCATGTTCGGCGGTAAACTGACAATCGAACACGACCTGAGCCCGAGAGCGGTGGTGTTTGCCTCGGTGACGCGCGGTTACAAGGCGGGCGGGATCAATGTCGATGCGCGCATCGATCCAACGGCGGATCCGCTGACCTACGGCACGGAGACGTTGTGGAATTACGAAGCCGGTTGGCGCGGGCACTCGGTTGATCAACGCCTGCGCGGCGAACTCACGGTCTTCTACCTGGACCGCCACGCCACGCAGGTGCGGGACTCGGCGGGGTTTGGCGGCAGCTACCGATTCTTCACCGACAACGGTCAACGCGCGCACGTGACGGGAGCGGAGGCGACGGCGACGTATCGAATGACGGCGATGTGGTCAGTGCGGGGCACCTTGGCGCTCATGGATTCGGAACTGGAGCCGTTTGTGTTGAGCAACGGCAACGCGGGCGGCGGTCGGCGGTTGGCGAATACGCCGGCCTACGGCTTCACGGTGGGCGCGCACTACGGCGCGAGCCGGGGGGTGTTTGGCGACGTCGACCTGCTCGGACGGGCGAGCCAGTATGATTCGAACGACCAGGATCAGCAGCGTCGCGCCTACCATCTCGTCAATGCGAGTGTCGGTTACGTGTGGCGCGACTGGACGTTCACGGTGTGGGCGAAGAATCTGTTCGATGAACGTTACGAGAAGCGCGTGTTTTTCTTCGGCAACGAGGATCCGGACTATATCGAGACGCGTTACGAAGATCGCGCTGATCCTCGCCAGGTGGGAGCGACGGCGACGTATCGATTTTAA